AGGGCCGGCGTGCCGTTTTATCGCCGCGCCGTGTTCCTCGACAACGTCCGCAACGTCCGGACCATCCTGGGGCAGCTCAAAACCGCCGAACGAAACGCCATCAAAAACGGCCGGGCCATTGCCATAGGCCATCCCTACGGCGAAACCCTGGAAGCCCTGAAAGTTTGGGCCAGGGAACGCGACAGCAGTGTTGCCGTGGTCACGCTGACCGAACTTGGCCCTGAATTCTAAGCTTGCCTGTCCAAGTTTGGACGTTCCCCCAACCGTCGTCCTCCCACACCCAAGCCGGAGCCAACCCCGCCATGCAGACCGCGCCGCTCATTGCCTTGCTAACGGACTTCGGCCTGGCCGACCCGTATGTCGGCCAGATGAAATCGGTTCTGTTGTCGGCCGCGCCCGGGGTGCCTGTGGTGGACATCAGCCATGGGGTGGGCATGGGGGATGTGGCGCAGGCGTCGTTTTTCCTGGCGGCGACGCTGCCGTGGTTGCCGCCCGGGGCGGTGGTGGCGGCGGTGGTGGACCCCGGGGTGGGCACGTCGCGGCGGGCAGTCGTGGCAGAGATGGACTCGCGGCTGGTGGTGGCTCCGGACAATGGCCTTTTGACCTTGGCCTTGGCCCGGGGGCAGGGGGTGCGGGCCTATGACGTGACGCCCCGGGTGACGCCGGCCAGCGCAACGTTTCACGGCCGGGACGTCTTTGCGCCGCTGGCGGCTCGGCTGGCTATGGGCGAGACGGTTGCGGCGCTCGGCTATGTCCTGTCCCTTGGCGAGTTAACAGTATTGCCGGGGTTGTCGGCCGAGCGGCAAGGGAATCTTGTCTCGGCCCGGGTGTTGTCCGTGGACGGGTTTGGCAATGTGGTCACGAGTTGCGACGACGGGACTGTTGGCGGAGGCTGGGGGCGGACGGAGTTGGTTGTGCCGGTTTCGCGGCGGCTTGTCCGGGCCGTGACCTATGCGGACATCGGTCCTGGGGAGGTCGGGCTGTTGGTCGGCAGCCAGGGCTATCTGGAGTTGGCCGTGAACGGCGGATCGGCAGCGGCGGTCTTGGGTCTGTCGCGGGGCGAGGGGTTGGAATTGTTGTTGCCGGCGGGATTACATGAAAATCATTAGGAATTATCTGGCGGCGCTGGGTTTCTTGACGCGCCTGGGACCGGTTGCGGTTGATCCGGACATGGCAGGCTGTGTGCCGCTTTTCCCGGCAGTGGGGGCAACCCTTGGCCTTGTCCTGACGCTGCCGCTGGTGCTTGGCCTGTTTGGCGGCCATCCGCTTGCCGGCTCGTTTGCCTACGCCGTGGCCAATCTGGCCCTCACCCGGGGGCTGCATCTCGACGGCTTTGCCGACGTGGCCGACGCCTGGGGCAGTATGGCCCGGGGCGACCGATTTTTTGCCATCATGAAGGACAGCCGTATCGGCGCATTTGGCGGCATGGCCTTGGTGGTGGCTGTGGCCGGGCAGGCCTGTTTTGGCGCTGAGCTGCTCTCGGGGGGGCCGGTGTGGCTGTTGGCGGCCGCACCCGTGGTTGGGCGGTCGGCGGCAGTGGCGCTCATGCGGGCCTGCTTTGATATTCCCCGGCCGGGCCTTGGGTCGCTGTGTCTGCCGGGGGCGACCTGGGGGAACACGGCCTTTGCGGTCGGTCTTGGTCTGGCCTGCCTGCTGGCGGCGGGCGGAATGCGGGCGGCCGTGACGGGGACGGGGCTTTGCGCCCTGGTCGTCTGGCGGCTGGCCCGGCTGGCCCGGCAAAACGGCGGGGTCAACGGCGATTTTCTGGGCGCGGCCATTGTCGGCGGCGAACTGGCTGTGTTGGCCGGGGGACTGCTGTAACAAGTGGCCCGGGTCTTGCTGGTATGGCTGCGACCGACGGAAAACCGGCAGGGGACATATGGCCAAGCCTTTTCGATTCAATCTTGAGCGCGTCCTGGACGTCCGCACCCAATTGGAGGAGCGGGCCAAGATGGAGTTTGGCAAGGCCATGGCTGCCTGCACCGAGAAAAAGCAGCAGATCCACCGCCTGGAAAACGAGAAGAACGCCCGGGAATCCTCCATGTCCCAGAAAGCCGTGGTGACTCCCGAGGAGCTTTGGTTGTGGCAGGCCTACCGCACCCGGCTGGTGGACGACATCAGACAAGCCCATGTGCAGCTGGCCGAACTGGACGAGGTCCGGGAACGCTGTCGTCGTACCCTGGTGACTCGGGCCAAAGATAAGAAACTCCTTGATAAACTCAAATCCAATAAGGCCGAACGCCATGCCCAGGAAGAACGTCTCGCCGAGCAAAACGAAAACGACGACATGGCGTCCATCCGCTATCAGCCGCCGGTTCTCTGACATCGGCGAGGGTGCGTTGTCGTGGCTTGAGCGCGTCTCCGGCCGCATTGCCCCCCGGGCCACCAAGGTGCTCGGTATTTTCGTCATGCTGGCGGCCATCAAGCTTGGCATCCTGGTCTTTATGGGGCTGGATCTGCTCTTGCCCGATCCGCCGGTCCAGGTGGCCCAGCGTTCCATCCTGCCGGCTCCCTTTGCCGGCCCGACGCCGGTGTTGGCCCAGCAGAAGCCGGGCAATCCCCTGCCGCCGGCCACCGTGCCGCCAAGTGCCACGCCTCCGGCCAATACCTCCGGCGCACCCGATTCCAATGCCCTGCTCAAACGCCAGGATGAGCTGGATCAGCGCGAACAGGCGCTCAAAAGCCTTGAGGCCGAACTCAACTCCCGGGTGGCCAAGCTCAAGGAGATGGAGACGAGCATCAAGGGCATGCTCGAAGAGGCCAAGGGCGTCAAAGACCAGAAGCTCAAGCACCTGATCGACGTCTATTCCAACATGAACGCCAAGCAGGCGGCCAAGGTTCTTGAAACCCTGGACAACGGCATCGCAGTCAAAATTCTGGCAGGGATGCGCGGTCGTCAGGCCGGCGACGTGCTCAACAACATGGAAGCCAAGAAAGCGGCCGGACTGACCGAAATGTTGACCAAGATCCAGCTGCCGCCCCAGGACGGGGCCGGCCCGGGCGCCATGTAATATGCCCCGGCTGCGTCTGACCCTGGCCTATGACGGCACGGCCTTTGCCGGCTGGCAAGTGCAGGCTCCCGGTTTTGGCCGCACGGTCCAAGGCTGCCTGGAGGAGGCGCTTTCGCGCCTGTGCGCCGCGCCTGTGCGGGTGCACGGGGCCGGGCGCACCGACTCCGGGGTGCATGCCTTGGGCCAGGTGGCCCATGCCGACGTGCCCAAATCGCGCCTCGGCTTCCACTGGCAAAAGGGGCTTAACGCCTTGCTCCCCAAGGACATGGCGGTCCTTGACGCCTGCGAGGTTGCCCCGGATTTCCATTCCCGGTTTGATGCCGTGGGCAAGGAGTACCGCTACACCCTGTGGACCGGGGCCGGTTACGTCCTGCCCTGGCGGCGGCCCTACGTCTGGGACATGGGACGTTTTGGGCCGTTTGATGTGGCGGCCATGGACGCGTGCGCCGCGCTTTTTGCCGGCAGCCACGATTTCGCGGCCTTTCAAAATATCGGCACGATCGTCAACACCACGGTACGCCATGTCCATGGCGTGACCCGGCTGCCGGAGGCCTGCGCGCACGAGATGGTTTGGCAGTTTCGGGCCGAGGGTTTTTTGAAGCAGATGGTGAGAAACCTCATGGGCGCGCTGGTGGCCGTGGGGCGCGGTAAAGTTTCCCCTGAAGATATCCGATCGGTTCTGACGAAAGGGCAAAGAAGCCTTGCGCCGGGGACCGCTCCGGCTTGCGGGCTTTGCCTGCATGCGGTGGAGTACGCATCGGATGGCCGGGGGCATAAGCGACATCTATTTCACCAGCCTGAGGCTGGCCAAGGGTGAGTCCGTTGCCGAGGCATCTTCGGCTGCGTCCGTGCCAAGCGTGCCCGGGGCCTCGACCCATCTGGCCCGCGACGCCTGGACGAGCAGCGAAAATGCCGGGGAGGGTCTCACCGCCGGTCTGTCGCTTCGCCTGTCGCGCTTCGAGCGCGCCCTGTCCCGTTTCAACTGGCCGACAGTGGATGCGCCCTGGCAAAACTCCCGCCTCGTGGTGCGTGACAGCAGCCTGGAAAACGCGGTTTCGGCCCGCACCATCGCCTCCGGCCAGGCCATAAATCCCAACAAGCTCCTCTCCAGCGCCAAAACCTCCATTGCCGCCTCGGGCATCGCCGCGGGGGACTATGCCTTCCGCGTCACCCAGCAAGGGCCGGGCGGGCAAAGCAGCCAGCACGAGACCTTTGCCGTTTCGGTGGGGAAAAGCGACACCTGGGGCACGGTGCTTGGCAAGGTGGCCGAGGCTGTCAACGGCTCCAAGGCGTTAAGCGTCCAGGCCAACGTGGCCCTGCAGCAGTCCCCCTTTGCCCTGGATGACGCCCTGCCCGGCGTCGGCTCGGCCCTGACCCTGTCGGTCAACCCGGCCCGCACGGCCCAGGCCGTCAGCGTCGCCGACACCTCCGGCAACCTGCTCCACGCCCTGGGGATGCGCGCCGCCGCCGTCCCCAATGCTCCGGCCGAGGCCCGCACCCGCATGGTGGGGGCAACGCGGCAGGCCCAGCCGACCTCTTTTCATACCACTGGCTACGATCCCGGCGCGGCCGCCACGCTGGCAACCGGCTTGCATACCTTCGCCTATGCCGTGGGGAGCGCTGCTCAACCGACTTCCTACGTGTCCACGGCCCGCGACCCGGAGGCCGCGACCACCCTCGCCGCTGGAACGTACGGCTTTCGCGTGGCCATGGGCGAAACCGTCCGCGACCTGTCCGTGGCCGTTAAAACCGGCTGGACCTGGGGCGACGTGCAAAATGCCGTGGCCGGACAAATTAACGCCCAGGCGGTGTCCACCTGGAACGCCTCCAAGACGGCCGTGGAACTCGTCGGTGCCCCGAGCTACACCATCCCCGGAGTCACCGCCGTCAGCCGGGCGGTGTCCGTGCCATCGAGCACCGAGGCCACGGCCAATACCAGGGCGCGCCAACTCACCGTGACCACCGCCGCCGGTTCCGAAGGGCAGGCCCTGACGCTCACCGATACCCAGGGCGGCATCCTTTCCGCCCTGGGCCTGACTACCAAGCTGACGGGAACCACCGTCAATGTGGCCGTGCGCAAGGACGATACCGCAGCCGATGTCCTCGGGGCCGTGGCCCGGTCCATTCCCATGACCAGCGGCCGGGTGGCCGGCGGCGTCATCACCGAGACACTCCCCTCTGCGGCCGTCCCGGGGAAAAGCCTGACTCTGGCCGGCCGGGCCGCTACGCTCACGCTTGTAAATCGCCGCCTGGGCGAGCGCCTCGTCCTCACCGACGGCGCATCCGGTCTGCTCGCCAGCCTGGGCCTTGATGCCACGCTTCCGGGCCAGGACGGGGAAATCCAGGTAGACGGCGTGTCCCTGGCCTCGGAGAATAATGCCTACGCCCTGGACTCCGGCCGTCTGGTCTTGGAAACGTCGGCCGATACCGGCGCGGTTTTGCCGCTGACCGTCACCCGCGCCCTGGACAGCCTGCAACAGCGCCTGGGCGACGTGGTGACCAGCTACAATGATGTCCGCAAGT
This window of the Desulfovibrio sp. TomC genome carries:
- a CDS encoding SAM hydrolase/SAM-dependent halogenase family protein; the encoded protein is MQTAPLIALLTDFGLADPYVGQMKSVLLSAAPGVPVVDISHGVGMGDVAQASFFLAATLPWLPPGAVVAAVVDPGVGTSRRAVVAEMDSRLVVAPDNGLLTLALARGQGVRAYDVTPRVTPASATFHGRDVFAPLAARLAMGETVAALGYVLSLGELTVLPGLSAERQGNLVSARVLSVDGFGNVVTSCDDGTVGGGWGRTELVVPVSRRLVRAVTYADIGPGEVGLLVGSQGYLELAVNGGSAAAVLGLSRGEGLELLLPAGLHENH
- a CDS encoding adenosylcobinamide-GDP ribazoletransferase, whose translation is MKIIRNYLAALGFLTRLGPVAVDPDMAGCVPLFPAVGATLGLVLTLPLVLGLFGGHPLAGSFAYAVANLALTRGLHLDGFADVADAWGSMARGDRFFAIMKDSRIGAFGGMALVVAVAGQACFGAELLSGGPVWLLAAAPVVGRSAAVALMRACFDIPRPGLGSLCLPGATWGNTAFAVGLGLACLLAAGGMRAAVTGTGLCALVVWRLARLARQNGGVNGDFLGAAIVGGELAVLAGGLL
- the fliJ gene encoding flagellar export protein FliJ, with amino-acid sequence MAKPFRFNLERVLDVRTQLEERAKMEFGKAMAACTEKKQQIHRLENEKNARESSMSQKAVVTPEELWLWQAYRTRLVDDIRQAHVQLAELDEVRERCRRTLVTRAKDKKLLDKLKSNKAERHAQEERLAEQNENDDMASIRYQPPVL
- a CDS encoding MotE family protein, whose product is MSWLERVSGRIAPRATKVLGIFVMLAAIKLGILVFMGLDLLLPDPPVQVAQRSILPAPFAGPTPVLAQQKPGNPLPPATVPPSATPPANTSGAPDSNALLKRQDELDQREQALKSLEAELNSRVAKLKEMETSIKGMLEEAKGVKDQKLKHLIDVYSNMNAKQAAKVLETLDNGIAVKILAGMRGRQAGDVLNNMEAKKAAGLTEMLTKIQLPPQDGAGPGAM
- the truA gene encoding tRNA pseudouridine(38-40) synthase TruA, with amino-acid sequence MPRLRLTLAYDGTAFAGWQVQAPGFGRTVQGCLEEALSRLCAAPVRVHGAGRTDSGVHALGQVAHADVPKSRLGFHWQKGLNALLPKDMAVLDACEVAPDFHSRFDAVGKEYRYTLWTGAGYVLPWRRPYVWDMGRFGPFDVAAMDACAALFAGSHDFAAFQNIGTIVNTTVRHVHGVTRLPEACAHEMVWQFRAEGFLKQMVRNLMGALVAVGRGKVSPEDIRSVLTKGQRSLAPGTAPACGLCLHAVEYASDGRGHKRHLFHQPEAGQG